The Corvus hawaiiensis isolate bCorHaw1 chromosome 2, bCorHaw1.pri.cur, whole genome shotgun sequence genome includes a window with the following:
- the SPRY2 gene encoding protein sprouty homolog 2: protein METQHGSGSQPLLQARRDSGRLHGEPDLRDVLMQQVHVLSLDQIRAIRNTNEYTEGPTVAPRPGVKSSPRVTTQPKNERPHGLPEHRHFSRIQHTQMHASPRAPLSRSISTVSTGSRSSTRTSTSSNSSEQRLLGSSSGPVADGIVRMQPKSELKSSELKPLSKEDLGAHSYRCEDCGKCKCKECTYPRTLPSCWICDKQCLCSAQNVVDYGTCVCCVKGLFYHCSNDDEDNCADNPCSCSQSHCCTRWSAMGVVSLFLPCLWCYLPAKGCLKLCQGCYDRVNRPGCRCKHSNTVCCKVPSVPPRNFEKPT, encoded by the coding sequence ATGGAGACTCAGCACGGCAGTGGGTCGCAGCCCTTACTACAGGCTCGGCGTGACAGTGGGAGACTGCACGGGGAGCCCGACCTGCGGGATGTCCTGATGCAGCAGGTTCACGTCCTGTCGTTGGACCAGATCAGAGCCATCCGAAACACGAATGAGTACACAGAGGGACCTACGGTGGCTCCACGGCCGGGGGTCAAGTCTTCTCCTCGGGTAACAACCCAGCCCAAAAATGAAAGGCCCCATGGCTTGCCTGAGCATCGTCATTTTAGCCGGATCCAGCACACACAAATGCACGCATCTCCTCGAGCACCTCTGTCCCGATCCATCAGCACAGTCAGCACAGGTTCACGGAGCAGTACAAGGACAAGTACAAGCAGTAATTCGTCAGAACAAAGACTTCTAGGATCATCTTCGGGGCCAGTTGCTGATGGGATAGTCCGAATGCAGCCCAAGTCTGAGCTTAAGTCAAGTGAGCTGAAGCCACTGAGCAAAGAAGACTTGGGAGCACACAGCTACAGGTGTGAGGACTGTGGAAAGTGTAAGTGTAAGGAGTGCACTTATCCAAGGACCCTCCCCTCATGTTGGATCTGTGACAAGCAGTGTCTTTGCTCAGCCCAGAACGTGGTTGATTACGGGACTTGTGTTTGCTGTGTGAAGGGCCTCTTCTATCACTGCTCTAATGATGACGAGGACAACTGTGCTGACAACCCCTGTTCCTGCAGTCAGTCACATTGCTGCACTAGGTGGTCCGCCATGGGTGTAGTGTCCCTCTTTCTGCCTTGCTTGTGGTGTTACCTACCAGCCAAGGGTTGCCTTAAGTTGTGCCAGGGCTGTTACGACCGGGTAAATCGACCTGGGTGCCGCTGTAAACACTCCAACACCGTTTGCTGCAAAGTTCCCAGTGTGCCCCCCAGGAACTTTGAAAAGCCAACATAG